In Primulina huaijiensis isolate GDHJ02 chromosome 6, ASM1229523v2, whole genome shotgun sequence, a single window of DNA contains:
- the LOC140979633 gene encoding sulfite reductase 1 [ferredoxin], chloroplastic-like has protein sequence MTTSFGAANAAIVKDPKLQIARSFSGLKNVSSLILLTKFPRASSSPASNVGSTTAIRAVSTPLKSDTSVELKRSKVEIIKEHSNFIRYPLNEELLTDSPNVNEAATQIIKFHGSYQQYNRDERGTRSYSFMLRTKNPSGKVSNKLYLVMDDLADQFGIGTLRLTTRQTFQLHGVLKKDLKTVMSAIIKSMGSTLGACGDLNRNVLAPAAPFVRKDYLLAQKTAEDIAALLTPQSGFYYDMWVDGEQFMSAESPEVVKARNDNSNGTNFPNSPEPIYGTQFMPRKFKVAVTVPTDNSVDLFTNDIGAVVVSDADGEPQGFNIYVGGGMGRTHRLESTFPRLAEPLGYVPKDDILYAVKAIAVTQRENGRRDDRKYSRMKYLLSSWGIEKFRSVVEQYYGMEFKPCHELPDWEFKNYLGWHEQGDGGLFCGLHVDNGRIKGTMKTILREIIEKYNLNMRITPNQNIILCDVRQAWKRPITIALAQGGLLQPRFVDPLNLTAMACPAFPLCPLAVTEAERGIPDILKRIRAVFEKVGLKYNESVVIRITGCPNGCARPYMAELGLVGDGPNSYQIWLGGNPNQTSLAKVFKDKVKLHSLEEVLEPLFYHWKRKRVSKESFGDFTVRMVTEKLLEMVDKWEGIPLSTSRHNLKLFADKETFEAMDTLARLQDKNAHQLAMEVIRHYVSTHK, from the exons ATGACCACTTCGTTCGGGGCAGCGAACGCAGCAATCGTCAAGGATCCGAAGCTGCAGATTGCCAGAAGCTTTAGTGGCTTGAAGAATGTGTCCAGTTTGATTCTGCTTACGAAATTCCCACGCGCATCATCATCCCCTGCTTCGAATGTGGGCTCGACCACTGCCATTAGAGCTGTTTCCACG CCTCTTAAATCAGATACCTCGGTCGAGCTTAAGCGCAGTAAGGTCGAAATCATCAAAGAGCACAGTAACTTCATAAGATATCCTCTCAATGAGGAGTTATTAACTGATTCCCCAAATGTTAATGAAGCTGCTACACAAATAATCAAGTTCCATGGTAGCTATCAACAGTATAACCGAGATGAACGTGGCACTAGGTCTTATTCGTTTATGCTTCGTACAAAGAACCCGAGTGGAAAGGTTTCGAACAAACTCTATCTGGTTATGGATGATCTAGCTGATCAGTTCGGGATTGGAACACTTCGTTTGACTACTCGGCAAACGTTTCAGCTGCACGGCGTTTTGAAAAAAGATCTTAAGACAGTTATGAGTGCGATCATCAAGAGCATGGGCTCGACACTTGGTGCTTGTGGTGATCTCAACAGAAATGTTCTTGCCCCGGCGGCACCATTTGTTCGAAAGGATTATCTTTTAGCACAGAAAACTGCAGAAGATATTGCTGCACTTTTAACTCCACAGTCAGGGTTTTATTATGATATGTGGGTGGATGGAGAACAATTCATGTCTGCTGAATCCCCAGAAGTAGTGAAGGCCCGAAATGATAACTCCAATGGTACAAATTTTCCCAATTCACCTGAGCCCATATATGGAACGCAGTTCATGCCAAGAAAGTTTAAGGTTGCAGTCACTGTTCCCACAGACAACTCGGTGGATCTTTTTACTAATGATATTGGAGCTGTTGTTGTATCTGATGCTGATGGAGAGCCACAGGGATTTAACATATAT GTTGGTGGTGGGATGGGAAGAACACATAGATTGGAATCTACTTTCCCTCGATTGGCAGAACCATTGGGTTATGTGCCGAAAGATGATATACTATATGCAGTCAAGGCTATCGCTGTCACACAAAGAGAAAATGGAAGGAGAGATGATCGAAAGTATAGTAGAATGAAATACTTACTTAGTTCGTGGGGGATTGAAAAGTTCAGAAGTGTGGTCGAACAATACTATGGGATGGAGTTCAAACCTTGCCATGAGCTACCCGATTGGGAATTTAAAAACTATCTCGGATGGCACGAGCAG GGAGATGGTGGTTTATTTTGTGGTCTTCATGTGGATAATGGCAGAATCAAGGGAACAATGAAGACGATTTTAAGGGAAATTATTGAGAAGTATAACTTGAATATGCGGATCACTCCAAACCAAAATATTATCTTGTGTGATGTCCGACAAGCATGGAAGCGACCTATCACTATAGCTCTTGCTCAGGGTGGTTTactg CAACCAAGGTTTGTAGATCCTCTCAACTTGACAGCAATGGCATGCCCTGCTTTTCCTCTTTGTCCTTTGGCTGTTACAGAAGCTGAACGAGGAATTCCTGACATCTTGAAGAGAATTCGAGCCGTTTTTGAGAAG GTTGGTCTCAAGTATAATGAATCCGTGGTAATAAGGATAACAGGTTGCCCCAATGGTTGTGCTAGACCGTATATGGCTGAGCTTGGGTTGGTTGGTGATGGACCAAATAGTTACCAG ATTTGGCTTGGTGGAAATCCAAACCAAACTTCTTTAGCAAAAGTATTCAAGGATAAGGTTAAGCTTCATAGTCTTGAGGAAGTTCTCGAACCTCTATTTTACCACTGGAAACGCAAGCGAGTCTCTAAAGAATCATTTGGCGACTTCACAGTTCGCATGGTAA CGGAGAAGCTTTTGGAGATGGTAGACAAATGGGAAGGAATACCGCTATCAACATCGCGCCATAACTTAAAACTCTTTGCTGACAAGGAGACATTTGAAGCCATGGATACTCTAGCAAGACTGCAAGATAAGAACGCCCATCAGTTGGCAATGGAAGTCATACGCCATTACGTATCTACGCATAAGTAG
- the LOC140979634 gene encoding dicarboxylate transporter 1, chloroplastic-like, with the protein MASLALTTSLSIRFRLLSSPKSQTSKAVYPSTRFKSIVAKSADISKNNPLSGFTRQEDQVQFAKKNHRFLIKSDPIVSTASASTSAVPAVPAPQPWQGAAIKPLIASIATGVIIWFLPPPSGVSRIAWQLLSIFLATIVGIITQPLPLGAVALMGLGASVLTKTLTFAAAFSAFGDPIPWLIALAFFFARGFIKTGLGNRIAYQFVSLFGSSSLGLGYSLVFSEALLAPAIPSVSARAGGIFLPLVKSLCVACGSNVGDGTEKKLGSWLMLTCFQTSVISSSMFLTAMAANPLAANLTASTINMPIGWMDWAKAAIVPGLVSLIVVPLLLYLIYPPTVKSSPDAPKLAKERLEKMGPMTKNEIIMTGTLLLTVGLWVFGSKLNVDAVTAAILGLSVLLITGVVTWKECLAESVAWDTLTWFAALIAMAGYLNKYGLISWFSQTVVKFVGGLGLSWQLSFGILVLLYFYSHYFFASGAAHIGAMFTAFLSVASALGTPPYLGAIVLSFLSNLMGGITHYGIGSAPVFYGAGYVPLAKWWGYGFLISVVNLVIWLGLGGAWWKAIGLW; encoded by the exons ATGGCGTCTTTGGCCCTTACCACCTCTTTAAGCATTCGCTTTCGCCTCCTCTCCTCCCCTAAATCCCAAACATCCAAAGCCGTGTATCCCTCCACTAGATTTAAATCTATTGTCGCCAAATCCGCTGACATTTCCAAGAACAACCCGCTTAGTGGTTTTACTCGACAGGAAGATCAAGTCCAGTTCGCTAAGAAAAATCACAGATTCCTAATCAAAAGTGATCCGATTGTTTCAACTGCGTCCGCTTCCACTTCGGCGGTGCCGGCAGTGCCAGCTCCCCAGCCGTGGCAGGGTGCTGCCATTAAACCACTCATAGCTTCCATAGCTACGGGTGTTATTATCTGGTTCCTTCCGCCGCCTTCTGGGGTTTCGAGAATTGCGTGGCAATTGCTTTCCATTTTTTTGGCCACTATAGTTGGTATCATAACGCAGCCATTGCCTTTGGGAGCCGTAGCTTTAATGGGCCTCGGCGCTTCTGTTCTGACGAAAACGCTTACCTTTGCTGCTGCATTTTCAGCCTTCGGCGATCCCATTCCGTGGCTGATTGCATTGGCTTTCTTTTTTGCACGCGGGTTTATCAAGACTGGATTGGGTAACAGGATTGCTTACCAATTCGTGTCTTTATTCGGGAGTTCTTCTTTAGGATTAGGTTATAGTTTAGTTTTTAGTGAAGCCCTTTTAGCCCCGGCTATTCCCTCTGTCTCTGCTCGAGCCGGTGGTATATTTTTGCCTTTGGTGAAATCCCTTTGCGTTGCTTGTGGTAGTAATGTTGGTGATGGGACTGAGAAGAAGTTAGGATCTTGGCTAATGCTTACATGTTTCCAAACTTCAGTGATTTCGTCATCTATGTTTTTGACAGCCATGGCTGCAAATCCTTTGGCTGCTAACTTGACAGCTAGTACTATTAATATGCCCATTGGTTGGATGGATTGGGCTAAAGCCGCGATAGTGCCTGGATTGGTTTCGTTGATTGTGGTGCCATTGCTTTTGTATTTGATCTATCCACCTACGGTGAAGAGTAGCCCGGACGCCCCGAAGCTTGCTAAGGAGAGGTTGGAGAAGATGGGGCCTATGACTAAGAATGAGATAATCATGACTGGAACATTACTACTCACG GTAGGGCTATGGGTCTTTGGAAGCAAGCTGAATGTCGATGCCGTTACTGCAGCAATTCTTGGACTATCCGTCCTCCTCATAACCGGAGTCGTCACATGGAAAGAATGCCTGGCTGAATCAGTTGCTTGGGATACCCTTACATGGTTTGCAGCACTGATAGCAATGGCTGGATATCTAAACAAATATGGACTCATTTCTTGGTTCAGCCAAACTGTAGTTAAG TTTGTTGGCGGATTGGGCCTTTCGTGGCAACTATCTTTCGGTATTCTCGTTCTCCTGTACTTCTATTCTCACTATTTCTTTGCAAGTGGGGCTGCACACATCGGGGCCATGTTTACCGCATTTCTATCCGTAGCAAGTGCATTGGGTACTCCGCCATATCTTGGTGCCATTGTCCTCTCCTTCCTCTCAAATCTTATGGGTGGCATTACTCATTACGGGATTGGATCAGCGCCCGTCTTCTATGGAGCTGGCTATGTGCCACTCGCGAAATGGTGGGGCTACGGATTCTTGATCTCCGTGGTCAATCTTGTTATATGGCTCGGGCTGGGCGGAGCTTGGTGGAAAGCCATAGGCTTGTGGTAG
- the LOC140980006 gene encoding aldehyde dehydrogenase family 3 member F1-like, with protein MEDPTEQDLELKMKELRDTYKSGRTKEGSWRKSQLRALLSFLEEKEDTILNALMQDLGKHPVEAYRDELGPLIKTVNHALQNLKKWMSRKKIQLPVVAFPAKAALVPEPLGVVLIISCWNVPFGISLEALVGAIAAGNAAVLKPSELAPSSSSVLADLMQTYLDSNAIKIIQGGPSVGEKLLQLKWDKIFFTGSKRVGRIVMTAAANNLTPVALELGGKCPAIVDSLSSSWDKKMAVKRIVSAKFGTCAAQACVAIDYILVEKKFAPILVEMLKAEILSSFGENIKETKSMAKIVNKNHFSRLRNMLHEHGVEDSIVYGGKLDEDNLLIEPTLLVDPPLKAGIMTEEIFGPLLPIITLEKIEDSIDFINSNPRALAIYGFTNDKKLMERLSSETSSGSIIFNDAIIQYIAETSPFGGVGECGFGSYHGKFSFDLFSHEKTVADRGYLIDFWFRYPPWNEQKMWLFKSAYRFNYLGIVLIMLGLKKS; from the exons ATGGAAGATCCCACTGAACAGGATTTGGAGTTGAAGATGAAAGAGTTGAGGGACACTTACAAATCAGGGAGAACAAAGGAAGGATCATGGAGGAAATCACAGCTCAGAGCTTTGCTATCTTTTCTTGAAGAGAAAGAGGATACCATTTTGAATGCTCTTATGCAAGACCTTGGCAAACATCCAGTGGAAGCCTACAGAGATGAG TTAGGACCCTTGATCAAAACCGTGAATCATGCTTTGCAAAATTTGAAGAAATGGATGTCAAGAAAAAAG ATTCAGTTGCCGGTCGTGGCTTTCCCTGCGAAGGCGGCATTAGTCCCCGAGCCTCTCGGAGTCGTTCTCATCATATCATGTTGGAACGTTCCTTTTG GAATATCATTGGAAGCTCTGGTAGGAGCAATTGCTGCGGGGAATGCCGCAGTCCTAAAGCCATCAGAACTTGCTCCGTCTtcttcttcagttttggctGATCTGATGCAAACTTATTTGGACTCTAATGCCATTAAAATCATTCAAGGTGGTCCATCTGTCGGTGAGAAGCTTTTGCAACTCAAATGGGACAAAATCTTTTTTACAG GTAGTAAACGAGTTGGTCGAATTGTTATGACCGCTGCGGCCAACAATCTTACCCCTGTCGCTTTAGAGCTGGGAGGAAAATGCCCTGCAATTGTTGATTCTCTTTCAAGTTCTTGGGATAAAAAG ATGGCAGTGAAACGAATAGTTTCAGCAAAATTTGGGACTTGTGCTGCCCAAGCTTGTGTAGCCATTGATTATATCCTTGTGGAGAAGAAGTTTGCACCCATTTTG GTAGAAATGTTGAAGGCTGAAATCTTGAGTTCGTTCGgggaaaatataaaagaaacaaaatcCATGGCTAAAATAGTCAACAAGAACCATTTCTCACGGTTGCGAAATATGTTACACGAACACGGTGTTGAAGATTCTATTGTTTACGGCGGTAAACTAGACGAAGATAATCT GCTAATTGAACCAACTCTGTTGGTTGATCCACCACTTAAAGCTGGAATCATGACTGAAGAAATCTTTGGTCCATTGCTTCCAATAATTACT ctggaaaaaattgaagatagtATTGATTTCATAAACTCGAATCCGAGAGCACTCGCGATATATGGATTCACGAACGATAAAAAGCTGATGGAAAGGTTGTCGTCCGAGACATCTTCGGGGAGCATTATTTTCAATGATGCAATTATTCAG TATATAGCCGAAACTTCTCCGTTTGGAGGAGTTGGCGAATGTGGCTTCGGTAGCTACCACGGGAAATTCTCGTTCGACTTGTTCTCGCACGAGAAGACGGTAGCTGATCGAGGTTATCTTATTGATTTTTGGTTCCGATATCCTCCATGGAATGAACAAAAGATGTGGCTTTTCAAATCTGCCTATAGGTTTAATTATCTTGGAATTGTTCTCATCATGTTGGGGctcaaaaaatcataa
- the LOC140978792 gene encoding E3 ubiquitin-protein ligase BIG BROTHER-like, producing MSWNTQMDVYYQDHSLPYNSIGSFVDFFGGLTYDHVNYIFADVPYVQENAYPAINSSLYKFAASEPGSLSYYEYGHGCVVNNHISGANEYGGHLENPSGLAANQATLSHAHQAGISSTTSHASPLECPRNPQATRDYEVVWQDNIDPDNMTYEELLELGEAVGTQSRGLSQDQIALLPTSKFKWTLFFRKKFRGERCVICQMEYKRGDKRIILPCKHLYHIGCGSRWLSINKACPICYKEVIVDVPKH from the exons atgagcTGGAACACTCAGATGGATGTTTATTACCAAGACCATTCGTTACCTTACAATTCAATTGGAAGCTTTGTGGATTTTTTTGGAGGTCTTACTTATGACCATGTCAATTACATTTTTGCCGATGTTCCTTATGTACAG GAGAATGCTTACCCAGCAATCAATTCTAGTCTATACAAATTTGCTGCATCTGAACCGGGAAGTTTGTCATACTACGAATATGGGCACGGCTGTGTGGTTAATAACCACATCTCAGGGGCTAACGAATATGGCGGACATTTGGAAAACCCATCAGGTCTGGCTGCCAATCAAGCTACTCTTTCGCATGCACACCAGGCTGGAATTTCGAGCACCACTTCCCATGCTAGTCCTTTagagt GTCCTCGGAATCCTCAGGCTACTCGTGATTATGAG GTTGTTTGGCAAGACAACATTGATCCTGATAATATGACCTATGAG GAGTTACTTGAGCTAGGTGAAGCTGTTGGAACTCAAAGTAGAGGTCTCTCCCAGGATCAAATTGCATTGCTTCCAACTTCAAAGTTCAAATGGACCTTATTCTTTAGAAAGAAATTCCGAGGTGAAAG GTGCGTAATTTGCCAAATGGAGTACAAAAGAGGCGATAAGCGAATTATCCTTCCATGCAAACATCTCTATCATATTGGTTGTGGGAGCAGATGGCTTAGCATTAACAAA GCTTGTCCCATTTGTTACAAGGAGGTGATTGTTGATGTTCCAAAGCACTGA